The Novosphingobium resinovorum nucleotide sequence AATAAAAGCTAATGCGAAGCAGTCGCATATGCAAGTGAAAAAGGAAGCCCTGTGTATCAGCCCGGCGATCGGCCCCTGGACGACCGGCATTGGAAGCGGCTGAACCGCTTTGCCAACATGGCATTCGCCAAACGCCGCTGGGATGAAGCGGATCGCCTGTACGGAGCGGCGCTTTACGAAGCGAACCGCCTGTTCGAGATTGCGCAGGCGGGCGGTGTGATGCGCTGCGATCCGGCGCCGATGCTGGTAGTCGCGACCACCAATGCTGCCGAAAACTGGATCGTCCTGGGCCGGTGCGAGGATGCGGGCAAAGCGATCGCCGGGCTGTCGCGGCGACTCGTGGAAGTGGTCGACGACATGGAAAGTCCGCCGGATTTCCGCCGACAGTGCCTTGTTCACCTGAAAGGCGCAGTACGGAGCCTGACGTCCGTATTGCCCCGCGCCGGTTGGTCGAGCGATGCAGTTGTCGCTCAGGTGATGGAGGTGCGCAGCGCTGCGCTTCGCGCCATGGACCCGTCATCTCCCCGGTATTGAGAACGGGGTGAAGGCACGGTCGCTTCAATGGACCGATACCGATCCGACGCCTGGGCGCCGGATCGGTATCCAGCCGTATCAGGCCGCCAGTCTGGTTCCCGCGGTCGGGCCGGAGCGGAGCGTGAAGATGTCCTCGATATGGATGAGCACGGCGAATTTCGGCGTCTTCATCCCGGCCGTGTCGGCGAAAGCGACGGCGTTATCGAAGGCATCGCCCTCGGAAAAGACTTCGGGCCGTCCGATGAAACGATAGCCGTCGAGCGCATCGCGATCGATCACCGCGACGGCCATCTTCGATCCGTCGAGGATGTTCTGCAGCGTCTGGCCACCGGTGTTTTCGTTATAGATAAGCGTCTTGTCGTCATAAACGCGAAGCGAGCGCTTGGGGCCGATGTCAGGGAGGCCTTCCTTGCTCACCGTGGACTGGATCGGCAGCTGGACGGCAAGGAATTGCTTCATGGTTTCGTCGAGAAAGCTCATGGCGGGTCATTTCTTTCCGGTTCGAGCGGGATGGCCGACGGCGTGCCGGCGCGTAGGCTCGTAGGGGCTGAGATCGCGCGGATACCGCGCACGTAAACCGTTATATATAATGATTCGCAAATGCAATAATTTGGCAGAATGCGTGTTCGATCCTGATGTCATGACTGCCCTCAGCGCCATTGACGATAGGATATGCAAATCCGGACAAGGACCTCGTACTGTCCGGGCATCGCTTGGAAGAGGCTAGTGAGAATCACTTGCAGTGCCGTTTTCCAGATGCGACTGCTTGTCCGTTCGCCGCGTCCGCAGCGACGTGTGCTCGATATCGTGGGGCGAGACGGAATGGCGCTGGCACTGCCGGAGTACGAGGCCGATAGCGCCGATGGACCGGCGACATGGACTTCCGGCGGCTTGTTCACCGTCGCCTTTCTCGGCGTGACGGCGGGTGTCCAGATGAGCGACCGGGGCCTTCAGTCGATCCTGCTCTCGGCGATCCAGGACAGTTTTCGGGTCGGGGATGCGACGATCGGGGCGCTTCAGGGCCTTGCCGGTGTCCTTGTCGGCAGCGCGGTCGCCGTACCGCTGGCCAGGCTCGCGGATCGCCTGTCGCGCAAGAAAGTGCTGCTCGGCCTGATCGCGGGCTGGACGTGCCTCATGGCCCTGAGCGCACTGGCGCCCGATTTTCCGCTGTTCTTCGTAGGCCGCGCGGCTTCGGGCGTAACCGAGTTCGCGATGATACCGATCGTGTACTCGATGATCCCCGACATCGCGCCGGATCGGCATCGCGTGACGGCCAATCTGTGCTTCGCTGCGCTGATGGCTGCCGGAGCGAGCGCCGGCTTCTACTTCGGCGACGTGATCGTCCAGATGGCCCGACAAACGATACCCCTGGCCATGGAGCCGTGGCGCAAGGCGCTGCTGCTGTTGTCTTTCGCCGGTGCCCCGCTCTTTGCCCTCGGCCTCCTGACTCACGACCCGGCGCGCCAGATCGCGCCGTCGGACCCAGGAGGGAGGTCGGCCGCGCTCGGACCCTTTCTGCGTGAGCGGTGGCAGGCCGTGGGTTTGTTCGTCGGCGTTGCGGGAAGCCTGATGATCGCGGTGCAAGCGCTCAATCCGCTGATTGCGCTGGCGCTGGAGCGACGCTTCGATGCGGACCTCGGCAAGGTCGGCCATGCCATGGGGGTGGTCACGCTCGTGACCTCGATCGGTTGCCTGCCGGTGGCGGGTGTGCTCGACCGGACGCTGCGGAGCCGTTTCGGTCTGGCGGCACGTCCGTTGATCATGGGCGCGGGTGCCTTGTGCGCGGTGCCGTGCTCCGCTTTGTTGATCGTGATAGACAGCGTGGGCGCGGCGCTGTGGGTGGTGGCGTTTTTCCTGTTCGTCACCTGCACCGCGAACGCCCTGGTTCCGACCATGTTGCAGGATCTGACCCCGGCCACGCTACGCGCGCGCAGCTTTGCCATCTGGAGCTTCGTGGTATCGGTGTTCTGCGCGATCGGTCCCCTGGCTGCGGGCGCGTTGTCGGACCTGCTGCTTGGTGGACGTCTGCTGACCGCGATCGCCGTCACGGCGATTCCTGCATTGTTGCTTTCGACTGCCTGCGCTGCGCGCTCGATAGCGACTGCGCGTCGCTTTTTGAAGTCTCAGCCGACATGAAAAAACCGGGGCGCCCATTCGTCTTCGATGAACTGTTCATCGCGAGAGTGCTCCGTGACTTCCCCAATTGGTTCCTTGATGCTTGCGATGTCAGCGATTGCCCTGGCCCTTGCTTCGCCATCGCCCGGATCGCGGGCCGACCCGGGCGATGGCGAAGTGGCAACATTGCGGGCGCTCTATGCCGGGCAGCCCGATAGCTGGCCGCGGCCCTGGCTTGAGCCGGGAGCGCATTTCGCCGAGTTCGGTCCGGTCCCATCCCTGCCTACGCCTCAGGTCCCCGAAGAAATAGCGCTTGGGCAGAGACTGTTCGAAGAGCCGAGGCTTTCCGGATCGCGGCAGATCGCCTGCGCATCCTGCCACAATGCAGAGCTTGGTTTCACCGATGGCCTGCGCACCTCATTCGGGCATGATCGCAAGCGCGGGCGGAGGAACGCATCATCGCTCATTGCCGCTGCATGGACTCATGGACTGTTCTGGGACGGGAGGGAGGCGACCCTTGAAGGCCAGGTCCTGGGACCGCTCTCCGATCCTCTCGAAATGGCTGGAAGCCGCAAGCGGATCGAGCGATGGATCAATCGCGAGGCCAGCTATCGCGACGCTTTTGCCGAACGGATCGGCGCGCGCCGCATCAGGCTCGGCGACATTGCCGGAATGATCGCCGCCTACGAACGCAGCCTGACCCCGCCGCGCAATCGCTGGGACCGCGTGTTCACCCAAGGGGTTTCGGCGTTCAGCGACCAGCAGTTGCGGGGGCTTCACCTGTTCCGCACCAAGGCGGGCTGCGCGAACTGCCACAGCGGCCCGCTGCTGACTGACAACCGGTTCCATAATCTGGGGCTGAGCTTCTACGGCACCGAGCGCCAGGACCTGGGGCGCTGGAATGTCACAGGGCGTCCCGAGGACGTCGGCGCGTTCCGCACGCCGACGCTGCGCGGACTGATCCATACGCGGCCCTACATGCACAACGGCTTCTTCCCGTTTCTCGAGCCGGTCGTGATGTTCTATTCCGGCGGCGGCGGTCCTAACGACGCGGTGCAGGCGCCCGGCGAGGCCGCGCCGCCGCCACAGGCCGACCCCCTGCTCAAACCCCGCGATCTTACGCGCGAGGAGCGTGAGGCGCTGGTCGCATTCCTGCAGGCGCTGTAAGCTTCAACGCGGCAGCATGAACTCGACGGGGACCACGAGGTCCAGGGTTTCTCCGCCGCGCTCCTTCGGCGGTTCGGGCAGCGGGTCCGCACGGTGCGGCAGCGCAAGGGCCTCGCGGTCGAGCGCCGAACTGCCCGATACTTGTGCCAATGCCACCGCAAGCACACGGCCCCGGCGGTCCATGGTGATGCGCACCCACGCAACGCCCTGCTCGCGCCGCGCGCGGGCTGTCGCCGGGTAGCGCTTGCGGCTGGCAAGCCGGGCGAGGACGCGGCCCTCCCAGCTGTCGGGTGCGTTGGAGGATACGGTGACGGCGGGCGGCACCTCGATCGCCTTGGGCGCTGCGGCCTCCGCCTGTGCGGGGCGGGGTTGCGGTGCATCGACGGGGCGCGCCGCTGGCAAGGATGGCGCCAGGGCGATCGCCGCCTGCGGCACTTCGATCCGCTGGGGCACCGGCGGCACCGGGTCCTGCTGCTCCACTGGCTCCGGGGCATCCTTGGGTGTTTCCTGCTCGGGCTGCGGCGGGGATGCAGGCGCGGCAAGATCGATCACCGTCAGCGGAGCACGCAGCGGCGGCGGGGCCGCCGCGAAAGACCAGCCGACGAGCAACGCTCCCCCCGCACAAACGTGCAGGAGGAGCGTGATCGACAGGCCGCGCAGGCGGTCAGCCGGGGATTGGCGATAGGCCATCGCCCCGATCAGAAATCGATGGCGAGCGACGCGCGGATCGAGCGCGGCGCACCCATCGTCAGCACCCCGCGCGACGCCGCCGCCCAGTAATTGCGATCGAACAGGTTGTCTGCGGTCAGGCGGACCTGCATCGGCCGTCCTGCCGCCTCGAAGGCATAGCGGATACCGGCATCTACGCGGGTCCAGGCCGGGATGCTGCGCGCGTTGGTGGTCGTGAGGTCGATGTACTCGCGGCTGGTGTAGACGACGCGGCCGGTCACGGTCAGGCCCGGCACCATCGCCACGTCCCATTCGGCGCCGAGGTTGGCGTTGAACTCCGGCGAACCGCGTGCGCGGCGTCCGTCGTTGAGCCCGCCCTCGGTCTTCGTCATCTCCGCGTCGAGGTACATCACGCCGCCGAGCAGCCGCAGGTGGTCGAAGGGCTGGCCGAACAGGTTCAGCTCGATGCCGCGATTGCGCTGCAGGCCGTCGTATTCGAGCGTTGGCGAACCGCCGGTGGTGCTGGCCACTTCGACCGCGCTCGGCACCGCGATCTGGAACACGTCGGCGGTGACGGTGAACGTGCCGAGATCATACTTCACACCGGCTTCGTACTGGTCGGTGACGAAGGGCATGAAGATGTCGCCGGCATTGGCGTAGTAGCTGCTGGCGATGCCGCCCGGATTGAGCGATTCGATGTAGCTGGCGTAGACCGAGAGGTTCTCCACCGGCTTCACCACCAGCCCGACCGAAGGCGACACCCGGTTGCGATTATAGCGCCGGGTCAGGTCACCGGCGGTCGAGAAGGTCTTCTGCCCCACCTTCTGCCGCCGCGCGCCGACCATCAGCACGACACGGTCATCGGCCATGCTCATGATGTCGGCGACGGCCTGCCCCTCGTAGTCGTACTGGGACGTCAGGCGCCCGGCATCCTTGCTCAAGGCGCTGGTATCGGGCGCCGGGTAATAGATCGGGGTGTAGATGTTCGAGGCCGCGCAACCGGTGGTGCAGTTCGCGATGTAGTAGTTCAGCTGGCCGCGCTTTGCATTGTTGGCCGAGGCGATCACCGAAAGGCTGTGCGAGACCGGCCCGGTATCGAACTTGCCCTTGATCGAGCCCTCATAGCTCTCGTTTCGGCTGCGCGCCGGGATCCAGTAGGGAAAGCCGCTCTTGGTGCCGTCCACGTTGGTGATGCTGTCGATCACCTGGATGTAGAGTTCATCCGACTGGTTGCGGCTATAGGCGGCAGCGGCCGTCCAGCCGGGCGCGAAGTCGTATTCGATGCGGCCGATGGCGTAGTCGTTCTGGCCGTCCCAGAACTCCCACTTCTGCTTGGAGTTGGTCCGCGCATCGGGCGCCTTGGGCACGGCCACGCGCGAGCCGATACGGGTGCTGCTCCAGCCGCCCTTGAGCAGGCGGTCCTGATGGCCGAGGTCGATCGTCACGCGCAAGTCGTCGCTGCGGTAGTCGAGCCCGGCGGCGAGCATGGCCGAGCGGTTGTTCGTGTAGTCGACGTCGGTGGCACCGTCGCGGTAGACCGCGTTGACGCGCACGCCGAAGCCCTTGTTCACGCCGAACCGACGCGACACGTCGAGATTGGCGCCGAACTGGCTTTCCGAGGCATATGTCGCCGTCACGCGGTTGAGCGGCGCATCACCGGCCCGCTTGAGTACGTAGTTGATCGAGCCGCCATAGGACGAGCCCCAGGGGCTGACGCCGTTGAGCATCGCGCTCGGCCCCTTGTGGACTTCGACCCGCTCGACCGCCTCGATCATCGTCCCGCGCGTGTCGGAAGCGCCGAACATGCCGTTGACGAGCACTTCGCGCCCCGTCAGCTCGAAACCGCGCATGATGACCGTGGTGGTCTCGCCGTCGCGCGCGCCGCTTGCGCGGATCGAGGGATCGTTGTCGAGCACGTCGAGCAGGCTGCGGCTGTTCTGGTTCTCGATCAGTTGGCTGGTGTAGTTGGTGACGTTGAACGGCGTGTCCATCACGCTGACATTGCCCAGCAGGGCAAGCTGTCCGCCCGTTGCGACTTGGCCGCCTGCATAGGCTGGGGGAAGATCAGGTGATCCCGCGTAAGTACCTGCGCCGTCCATGGAGGCGGCCTCGACACGCACCGATCCCAGTTGGACGGCGCCGTCCGCGCCCCTCGGCGCCGCGATGAGCACGACGGCATTGCCCGCCATGCGCCAGGTGATACCGGTGCCGTACAGCATGTGGCTGAGCGCCGTGAGCGCGGGCATCTCGCTCTGGATCGCCTGGCTGCGCACGCCGTTTACGAGCGTGGCGTCCGCCGTGACCTGCAGCCCCGATTGCCGCCCGAACATGTTGATCGCGCTCGCAAGCGGCTGCGCGGGAATATCGAAGCGTGTGCCTGCCGACTGCGATGCTTCCTGTGCCTGCACCGGCGCGGCGAGCGCGATCATGCTCGTCCCTAACGCAGCCGCCAACAGCGCAAGGCGCAGGCCATCACGGCGGGGACGCAGCCCGCCACGCGATTTGATTGTCATAGGATACCCCCAGATTGATCCGAACTTGCAATTGCGTTGCAATCGCGAAGTAGACGGAGGGGGCGCCGGAATTTTTCACGCCGTTCGAGAATTTTTTCGCACATCATGCGAAAAGGCGCAGTCAGCGCGCCCGAATGATCGTCAGGTAGGGGGTGACGCGGGTGATCGAACCACCGGCAGGCTCGACGATCGCGGCAAGCGCTGCTGCCGGTCTGCGAGCATCATACAGACCCGTGATGCGGCGGGCGGCCAGCGCCTTGTCGGCAAGGACGATCCAGCCTTTGTCATAGCGCCGCATTTCCTCGACGACCTCTCCGACCGTCGCATTTTCGGCGAAGAGATAGCCATCGCGCCATCCCGCGAGCGAAGCGACCGGCACCTTGTCCTCGCGCATCGCGCCGCTTGCATTGTCGACAAGGACGCGGTCGCCGGGAAGCAGGTCCTCGCTGTTGCCGCTCGCGCTGACGCGCACATGCCCTCTGGCGACACCGACCTGCGTTTGCTCCCGGCTGGAGCGGACCTCGAATGCCGTGCCCAGCACACGTGTTTCGGTGCGTCCGCTGGCGACGACGAAGGGATGGGCGGGATCGCGCGCCACATCGAACCATGCCTCGCCCGCGACCAGTCGGACACGCCGCTCATTGCCGGTCAGGTCCACGTCTATCGCGCTGCGTGCGCCAAGCGTCACCCGCGTCCCGTCCGGCAATTGCACGTCGCGCAGTTGGCCGGTGCCGGTGGCATAGTCGGCGCTCAGCCTGAGCAGCAGCGACGGCGAGATCGCAAGCGCCAGTGCGACCGAGGCCGCCAGTGCGCCGAGCGAGGCCATGACCCGGCGATAAGTCGGTTGCGATCGCGCCCGCGGGGTAAAGGGCAGTACCGTCGCCGTAGAAGACGGCGCCCGCTGCGCCCGCTCCACATCGCCAAGCACGGCCCAGGCCTTGCGCGCCTGCGTCCATGCCTGCCGATGCTCGGGCGTTTCATCCAGCCACGCCTCGATGCGCTCGCGCAGCGCCGTGTCTTCCGGCGCGGCTTGCGCGTCGAGGAGATAGCCGACGGCAGCGTCCATCGTCTCCTTCGAAAGCGGGGCGGGGTTCATGGTGTCTGCCTTGCTGCTGCGCCGATGCTCCGGCAACCTGCATGACGGTCGAGGCTCACGCATTTTTCACGCGTGCCGCATTTTTTTCGGCATGAAGGAGCATGGCTCATGCCTCGTGCTCCCCGATCGCCATGGCTATCCGGCTGAGCGCCTCCCTGACGAGGCGATGCACGGTCGCGACCGAGACCGATAATCTGTCGGCGATCTCC carries:
- a CDS encoding pyridoxamine 5'-phosphate oxidase family protein, with the protein product MSFLDETMKQFLAVQLPIQSTVSKEGLPDIGPKRSLRVYDDKTLIYNENTGGQTLQNILDGSKMAVAVIDRDALDGYRFIGRPEVFSEGDAFDNAVAFADTAGMKTPKFAVLIHIEDIFTLRSGPTAGTRLAA
- a CDS encoding MFS transporter, which produces MALALPEYEADSADGPATWTSGGLFTVAFLGVTAGVQMSDRGLQSILLSAIQDSFRVGDATIGALQGLAGVLVGSAVAVPLARLADRLSRKKVLLGLIAGWTCLMALSALAPDFPLFFVGRAASGVTEFAMIPIVYSMIPDIAPDRHRVTANLCFAALMAAGASAGFYFGDVIVQMARQTIPLAMEPWRKALLLLSFAGAPLFALGLLTHDPARQIAPSDPGGRSAALGPFLRERWQAVGLFVGVAGSLMIAVQALNPLIALALERRFDADLGKVGHAMGVVTLVTSIGCLPVAGVLDRTLRSRFGLAARPLIMGAGALCAVPCSALLIVIDSVGAALWVVAFFLFVTCTANALVPTMLQDLTPATLRARSFAIWSFVVSVFCAIGPLAAGALSDLLLGGRLLTAIAVTAIPALLLSTACAARSIATARRFLKSQPT
- a CDS encoding cytochrome-c peroxidase, whose amino-acid sequence is MSAIALALASPSPGSRADPGDGEVATLRALYAGQPDSWPRPWLEPGAHFAEFGPVPSLPTPQVPEEIALGQRLFEEPRLSGSRQIACASCHNAELGFTDGLRTSFGHDRKRGRRNASSLIAAAWTHGLFWDGREATLEGQVLGPLSDPLEMAGSRKRIERWINREASYRDAFAERIGARRIRLGDIAGMIAAYERSLTPPRNRWDRVFTQGVSAFSDQQLRGLHLFRTKAGCANCHSGPLLTDNRFHNLGLSFYGTERQDLGRWNVTGRPEDVGAFRTPTLRGLIHTRPYMHNGFFPFLEPVVMFYSGGGGPNDAVQAPGEAAPPPQADPLLKPRDLTREEREALVAFLQAL
- a CDS encoding TonB family protein; this translates as MAYRQSPADRLRGLSITLLLHVCAGGALLVGWSFAAAPPPLRAPLTVIDLAAPASPPQPEQETPKDAPEPVEQQDPVPPVPQRIEVPQAAIALAPSLPAARPVDAPQPRPAQAEAAAPKAIEVPPAVTVSSNAPDSWEGRVLARLASRKRYPATARARREQGVAWVRITMDRRGRVLAVALAQVSGSSALDREALALPHRADPLPEPPKERGGETLDLVVPVEFMLPR
- a CDS encoding TonB-dependent receptor; amino-acid sequence: MTIKSRGGLRPRRDGLRLALLAAALGTSMIALAAPVQAQEASQSAGTRFDIPAQPLASAINMFGRQSGLQVTADATLVNGVRSQAIQSEMPALTALSHMLYGTGITWRMAGNAVVLIAAPRGADGAVQLGSVRVEAASMDGAGTYAGSPDLPPAYAGGQVATGGQLALLGNVSVMDTPFNVTNYTSQLIENQNSRSLLDVLDNDPSIRASGARDGETTTVIMRGFELTGREVLVNGMFGASDTRGTMIEAVERVEVHKGPSAMLNGVSPWGSSYGGSINYVLKRAGDAPLNRVTATYASESQFGANLDVSRRFGVNKGFGVRVNAVYRDGATDVDYTNNRSAMLAAGLDYRSDDLRVTIDLGHQDRLLKGGWSSTRIGSRVAVPKAPDARTNSKQKWEFWDGQNDYAIGRIEYDFAPGWTAAAAYSRNQSDELYIQVIDSITNVDGTKSGFPYWIPARSRNESYEGSIKGKFDTGPVSHSLSVIASANNAKRGQLNYYIANCTTGCAASNIYTPIYYPAPDTSALSKDAGRLTSQYDYEGQAVADIMSMADDRVVLMVGARRQKVGQKTFSTAGDLTRRYNRNRVSPSVGLVVKPVENLSVYASYIESLNPGGIASSYYANAGDIFMPFVTDQYEAGVKYDLGTFTVTADVFQIAVPSAVEVASTTGGSPTLEYDGLQRNRGIELNLFGQPFDHLRLLGGVMYLDAEMTKTEGGLNDGRRARGSPEFNANLGAEWDVAMVPGLTVTGRVVYTSREYIDLTTTNARSIPAWTRVDAGIRYAFEAAGRPMQVRLTADNLFDRNYWAAASRGVLTMGAPRSIRASLAIDF
- a CDS encoding FecR family protein, encoding MNPAPLSKETMDAAVGYLLDAQAAPEDTALRERIEAWLDETPEHRQAWTQARKAWAVLGDVERAQRAPSSTATVLPFTPRARSQPTYRRVMASLGALAASVALALAISPSLLLRLSADYATGTGQLRDVQLPDGTRVTLGARSAIDVDLTGNERRVRLVAGEAWFDVARDPAHPFVVASGRTETRVLGTAFEVRSSREQTQVGVARGHVRVSASGNSEDLLPGDRVLVDNASGAMREDKVPVASLAGWRDGYLFAENATVGEVVEEMRRYDKGWIVLADKALAARRITGLYDARRPAAALAAIVEPAGGSITRVTPYLTIIRAR